The following coding sequences lie in one Alicyclobacillus curvatus genomic window:
- a CDS encoding MFS transporter: protein MDLHQKSDDYNTSSDVAQQIKLANPSTLDRQNANQGWLWSLGFGGFLVNADNRALAPMLPAIAASLHTSPVHAAWLVSAYSIPYGLFQLIYGPLADRLGKVSTILLSLGLFSLGTIMCGVVDTFSWLMILRILTGMFAAGVIPTALAQIGDRVALHERPRAIAFFMSLAISGEALGIVIGGFVAQFFSYRILFLLLGTGAILLLLGLAKQNRNERRASLPMAQVTQSRYGALIRNPRAWLIYSMVLSEGFFLFGGFTYLAVYGVTVLHLPFFVIGLLTATYSVGAIIGSRTISHVLRHIGMTYMPILGATLMTLGFGLVWAFTDVMALTAGFLILGIGFSYCHTVLQTYSTDLLPEGRATAVSGFAFSLFLGGGLGPMAFGVILNHYGMPVFLGATTFGMALFSAMTLSLIRSTKTVK from the coding sequence ATGGACCTCCATCAAAAGTCAGACGATTACAATACGAGTTCAGACGTGGCCCAACAGATTAAACTCGCAAATCCGTCTACTCTCGACAGGCAGAACGCGAATCAAGGATGGCTGTGGTCACTTGGATTTGGGGGCTTTCTAGTGAATGCCGACAATCGGGCCCTTGCGCCCATGCTGCCTGCAATTGCGGCAAGCCTTCATACGTCTCCCGTTCATGCTGCGTGGTTGGTGTCGGCGTATTCCATTCCCTACGGGTTGTTTCAGTTGATATATGGTCCCCTTGCAGATCGCTTAGGTAAAGTAAGCACCATTCTGTTGTCGCTTGGCCTGTTTTCACTCGGAACAATCATGTGCGGGGTCGTGGACACTTTTTCGTGGTTGATGATTCTACGTATTTTAACCGGGATGTTCGCAGCCGGAGTTATTCCGACGGCACTAGCACAAATTGGCGATCGCGTTGCGCTCCACGAACGCCCCCGCGCCATTGCGTTTTTTATGTCCCTCGCCATCTCAGGTGAAGCTCTGGGAATTGTCATAGGGGGATTCGTGGCCCAGTTCTTCAGCTACAGAATATTGTTTCTCCTGCTAGGGACGGGCGCTATTTTGCTGCTGCTCGGGCTGGCGAAGCAAAATAGGAATGAGAGACGTGCCTCCTTGCCTATGGCGCAAGTCACCCAATCACGGTACGGGGCTCTCATCCGCAATCCCCGGGCCTGGCTCATTTACAGCATGGTGTTAAGTGAAGGTTTCTTTTTGTTCGGCGGCTTTACATACCTTGCGGTGTATGGCGTTACAGTTCTCCATCTTCCGTTCTTCGTGATTGGACTGCTCACTGCCACCTATAGTGTGGGTGCAATCATCGGCAGTCGCACAATTTCTCATGTGCTCCGCCACATCGGGATGACGTACATGCCCATTCTTGGCGCAACCTTAATGACACTGGGATTTGGCCTCGTGTGGGCATTCACTGACGTAATGGCGCTGACGGCCGGCTTTTTGATTTTAGGAATTGGCTTCAGCTATTGTCATACCGTGCTCCAAACCTATTCCACCGATCTTCTTCCAGAAGGACGCGCCACCGCCGTTTCAGGTTTTGCCTTCTCATTGTTTCTCGGCGGCGGCTTGGGTCCGATGGCCTTCGGCGTCATTCTCAATCATTACGGAATGCCTGTATTTCTCGGAGCAACGACATTTGGTATGGCTTTATTTTCCGCGATGACGCTCAGCCTGATACGCTCGACAAAGACTGTAAAGTAA
- a CDS encoding Ger(x)C family spore germination protein — protein MNARGKLLIALLLCSIVTTGCWDMTEPNRRSLWVGSGMDLLPDGRIKFSAQILIPAAIGSEGGSKSAQAVVRTGVGASAFDAMHNLQEQLSRDAFVGHRAVLLVSESMAKHGIQPFVDEFERNPDSNLRAEVFVVQGESVEDFFKRSEPLEGFTTKVVKHAAQFSDLNSNAVMLHTFVNTSLSYGHRPFMQVIDVQSHFETGEKQSAGSKSGTSAAQPPASFNVAKIALFNQRDEMVGYLDGEEADNAAWVAGDLRKTVLTTYVKQGHGTVSLELAKVHRRIRSRVCGRTVTVYITLSGDAIIRENNSTLNMFLPQDIKCVKQAFDQRTKQLTQQVVTKVQRDYGTDIFGFGEQIHRHHPYAWRSLKNDWDAQFKLVHTVVDVDLNIHLFGNKGPSAMIRGRQG, from the coding sequence GTGAACGCACGAGGTAAATTGCTCATCGCTTTGTTGCTTTGTTCAATCGTCACAACTGGTTGCTGGGACATGACTGAACCAAACAGACGCTCGTTATGGGTTGGGTCCGGTATGGACCTGTTGCCAGATGGGCGGATTAAATTTTCTGCCCAGATTCTCATTCCCGCCGCGATTGGAAGTGAAGGGGGTTCAAAGTCCGCGCAGGCTGTCGTGCGGACCGGGGTTGGCGCCAGTGCGTTTGATGCAATGCACAATCTCCAGGAACAACTATCCCGGGACGCATTTGTAGGGCATCGTGCTGTTCTGCTCGTCAGCGAGAGCATGGCCAAACATGGAATACAACCGTTTGTGGATGAATTCGAACGAAATCCCGACAGCAATTTACGTGCTGAGGTGTTTGTGGTTCAAGGGGAAAGCGTTGAGGACTTTTTTAAACGTTCGGAGCCGCTTGAAGGGTTCACGACCAAGGTAGTAAAGCATGCTGCACAATTTAGCGACCTTAACAGCAATGCTGTAATGCTGCACACATTCGTCAATACTTCGTTAAGCTACGGGCACAGACCGTTTATGCAAGTAATCGACGTACAATCCCATTTTGAGACTGGTGAGAAACAGAGCGCGGGCTCAAAGAGTGGGACCTCGGCGGCTCAACCACCAGCTTCATTTAATGTGGCGAAAATCGCCCTCTTTAACCAAAGAGACGAGATGGTGGGATACCTAGATGGAGAGGAAGCGGATAACGCCGCGTGGGTTGCAGGTGATCTCCGCAAAACCGTCCTAACTACCTATGTCAAACAAGGGCACGGAACTGTCAGCTTAGAGCTGGCAAAGGTGCATCGCCGTATTCGTTCTAGGGTTTGTGGGAGAACCGTCACGGTCTACATCACGCTGTCCGGCGATGCAATTATTCGTGAGAACAACTCAACCTTGAATATGTTTCTGCCCCAGGACATTAAATGTGTCAAACAAGCCTTTGACCAAAGGACCAAGCAACTCACGCAACAAGTCGTTACGAAGGTGCAAAGAGATTATGGAACGGACATATTCGGGTTCGGCGAGCAAATTCACAGACACCACCCATACGCGTGGCGGTCTCTAAAAAACGATTGGGACGCTCAATTTAAGTTGGTGCACACGGTTGTTGATGTGGATCTGAACATCCACCTCTTCGGAAACAAGGGCCCAAGCGCCATGATTCGTGGAAGACAAGGTTAG
- a CDS encoding TetR/AcrR family transcriptional regulator: protein MPVTARGQEQRSQIIAAAIDVLSEEGLSGSSTRKIANKAKVNQAMIMYYFGGKDGLLFAVQEEIMHRLRDILSEKTRLDEGLRVALESGLEAFWDHVESTINYQMMQYELAIYAIRTPCANQLMERQYAGYRNVVEQMIRQSYKPSEHENAPWVEELAAFILASMDGLILQYIADRNSHRARRVLHHVVEAAVAMAGEA, encoded by the coding sequence ATGCCAGTAACAGCAAGAGGTCAGGAGCAACGTTCACAAATCATTGCGGCGGCAATCGACGTCTTGTCGGAAGAAGGATTGTCGGGTTCTAGCACTCGGAAAATTGCAAACAAAGCAAAAGTTAATCAGGCGATGATTATGTACTACTTCGGCGGGAAAGACGGTCTGCTCTTCGCCGTTCAAGAAGAAATCATGCATCGACTCCGTGACATTCTTAGCGAAAAAACACGTCTCGATGAGGGCTTACGAGTCGCCTTGGAGTCTGGACTCGAGGCATTCTGGGATCACGTCGAATCCACCATCAATTATCAGATGATGCAATATGAACTTGCCATTTATGCCATTCGTACTCCGTGTGCAAACCAACTGATGGAGCGGCAGTATGCGGGATACCGGAATGTGGTGGAACAAATGATTCGCCAAAGTTACAAACCGAGTGAACATGAAAACGCACCGTGGGTGGAAGAACTGGCCGCGTTCATATTAGCGAGTATGGATGGGCTTATCCTGCAGTATATTGCGGATAGAAATTCCCATCGTGCACGTCGTGTTTTACACCACGTGGTAGAGGCTGCCGTTGCTATGGCGGGGGAAGCCTAG
- a CDS encoding APC family permease, which translates to MAIQLRRMLGLRTIVSTSAGLAFAAMEYNIAAGLVGYVRGSDVWIATLVAGVIVLIVWASFSELNGMFPTAAAIRLYMEKAMDKRIAFTITFAYMLTIILVIAADAFVIGSSMTFFFGGSQWGASLYILVILGLATYVNLRGIKVAGWIQDIATYTVLLVTVAIVLIGFLRHGFTVPANVHLGGSGGHVQNLFEAVALAVFGYSAFEWVTTSAEEVRSPELIPKGMLLALGMLFIVFSAISIGMSHFLTPAELATPYPQLFLAERCLGSTGILIMMVVTALTAVNTFNGGFITASRFIYATAREGNLPTMFSSMNRHAVPYVAVWTLSLSSLVVAVILALTGGWQVLVAVGAVLETMIYAVACYSVWKLRKRLPNQARPFRAPAVRFIAPFGIAVFTVLAVVAAVTVNNRVSIWPLSITLAGLAFSAVYVILVMPKLRRKYEAQQASRRRRRPQPASPNPILTDDGK; encoded by the coding sequence ATGGCTATTCAACTTCGTCGAATGTTGGGCCTTCGTACCATCGTCAGCACCTCGGCAGGGTTAGCGTTCGCTGCGATGGAGTACAACATCGCAGCCGGATTAGTTGGATACGTTCGAGGCAGTGATGTATGGATTGCGACGCTCGTAGCTGGCGTAATCGTGCTCATCGTCTGGGCGAGCTTCAGTGAATTAAACGGTATGTTTCCGACTGCGGCAGCAATTCGCCTCTACATGGAAAAGGCGATGGACAAGCGCATCGCTTTCACCATCACGTTTGCATACATGCTGACCATCATCTTGGTCATTGCAGCAGATGCATTTGTCATTGGCAGTTCGATGACCTTTTTCTTCGGCGGAAGTCAGTGGGGCGCGAGTTTATACATTCTTGTGATATTAGGATTGGCCACATATGTCAATCTGCGAGGCATTAAAGTAGCCGGCTGGATTCAGGACATCGCAACATACACGGTGCTACTTGTTACGGTAGCTATTGTGTTAATAGGTTTTCTCAGACACGGTTTTACTGTGCCAGCCAACGTGCACCTAGGTGGTTCGGGAGGCCATGTTCAAAATCTATTCGAGGCAGTGGCGCTTGCCGTCTTTGGTTATTCGGCCTTCGAGTGGGTGACGACAAGTGCCGAAGAGGTAAGAAGCCCCGAACTCATACCAAAAGGGATGCTTCTCGCATTAGGAATGTTGTTTATTGTCTTTTCGGCAATTTCGATAGGGATGAGTCATTTTCTAACGCCCGCTGAGCTCGCGACCCCATATCCGCAGTTGTTCCTTGCTGAACGCTGCTTGGGTTCGACGGGCATTCTCATCATGATGGTCGTAACCGCCCTTACTGCAGTCAACACGTTTAACGGCGGATTCATAACAGCATCCAGATTCATTTATGCGACGGCCCGAGAAGGCAACTTACCGACGATGTTCAGCAGTATGAACCGTCACGCCGTTCCCTATGTCGCTGTATGGACCCTTAGTCTCTCCTCATTGGTGGTCGCGGTCATCCTCGCACTGACGGGCGGCTGGCAGGTGCTTGTAGCAGTCGGTGCCGTGTTGGAAACGATGATTTATGCCGTCGCTTGTTATAGTGTGTGGAAATTGCGCAAGCGGCTCCCGAATCAGGCACGGCCGTTTAGAGCACCCGCGGTCCGTTTCATTGCGCCGTTCGGAATTGCCGTCTTCACGGTACTGGCTGTCGTAGCAGCCGTGACCGTCAATAATCGTGTCTCTATCTGGCCGCTCTCCATCACGCTGGCAGGCCTCGCTTTCTCTGCCGTCTATGTCATACTGGTGATGCCGAAACTGCGTCGAAAGTATGAAGCACAGCAAGCCAGCCGTCGTCGTCGAAGACCACAACCGGCATCGCCGAATCCAATTCTGACGGATGACGGGAAGTGA
- a CDS encoding GerAB/ArcD/ProY family transporter, protein MKISGSQLFAIILSTSTMNYVALAPAFLKAGKDAWIVLGISGIISCGLSLWIARVSLMFTGTGLVRGSQQLLGKMMGKSVVLLYILTWFLIVVIDIRDWTDWVYLILLKYTPLSLTVGLMLALVLYLTLNGGIMTIGRFAEAIWLMFFLTMIVPSIMMPKDLHAGQLLPIYVDSGWVKIVQGVILCVAIFSQPTMSLLILTQFVAKPQHLRWIPMLAVGMMTFWAVIAAIVSIMFVGADLAPRCTNAWVTYIKSISILDFIQSIDAFSAFIWTFSNAIAISTFLFSASYGLAEWCNTKHWKAIATAIGAAAFVCTLVSLKVTHFTTILRETIFVSWVLPVDVIGIPLLFWLVGMWKRRSSARVR, encoded by the coding sequence ATGAAGATCTCTGGTTCTCAACTGTTTGCAATTATCTTGTCTACTTCAACAATGAACTATGTTGCTCTAGCTCCTGCATTCCTTAAGGCAGGAAAGGATGCATGGATTGTGCTCGGGATATCCGGAATAATTTCCTGTGGTCTCTCCTTGTGGATTGCCAGGGTGAGTCTCATGTTTACTGGCACCGGTCTCGTCAGGGGCTCTCAACAATTGCTTGGGAAAATGATGGGAAAGTCAGTGGTCTTGCTCTACATTTTAACGTGGTTTTTAATCGTGGTCATTGACATCAGAGATTGGACTGACTGGGTGTACTTAATCCTGTTGAAATACACGCCCTTATCCTTGACAGTTGGGTTGATGCTGGCCCTTGTGCTGTACTTGACTCTGAACGGGGGAATCATGACTATCGGTCGATTTGCAGAAGCCATCTGGTTGATGTTTTTTCTGACAATGATTGTCCCGTCGATAATGATGCCGAAGGACCTTCACGCAGGCCAACTTCTGCCAATTTATGTGGACTCGGGATGGGTCAAAATTGTTCAAGGAGTCATCCTGTGCGTTGCGATATTTTCACAGCCAACAATGAGTTTGCTTATTCTGACACAGTTTGTAGCGAAGCCGCAACATTTGCGTTGGATCCCGATGTTGGCGGTTGGCATGATGACGTTCTGGGCAGTCATTGCGGCAATCGTCTCAATCATGTTTGTCGGGGCTGACCTAGCTCCAAGGTGTACGAACGCATGGGTCACGTATATCAAATCCATCAGCATTCTGGACTTTATTCAAAGCATTGACGCATTTTCGGCGTTTATTTGGACGTTCTCAAATGCCATTGCAATTTCAACTTTTCTATTCAGTGCCAGTTATGGGCTTGCCGAGTGGTGCAACACGAAGCACTGGAAAGCGATTGCAACTGCAATAGGGGCCGCTGCATTTGTCTGTACATTGGTGTCGCTAAAAGTGACTCACTTTACAACCATCTTGCGTGAGACGATTTTTGTAAGTTGGGTATTGCCCGTTGACGTGATTGGTATTCCGTTGCTATTTTGGTTAGTAGGAATGTGGAAAAGGCGGAGTTCAGCACGCGTGCGCTAA
- a CDS encoding spore germination protein, which yields MMGLFQDKYSQKTHQDTCHSSINQMTTVVGNHMLSSRVADNELRLREIFENSSDVVFRRIPLYRQSSLLMVYVDGLVDTKTINEAVLQPLLSSILPQTRKTVDEIREMLARQLVAVTDTRTVTTLTGLVQGTLQGGVAIMTDGLHEGLMLHAQGLEKRSVEKPENETSLRGPRDCFTETLRTNTSLLRRRIKNPNLKMESYVVGERTQTDVVISYLDDLVVHSVLVEVRRRLGAIPIKDIVDSGYIEEYIQDSHWSPWPQVQNTERPDVATASLLEGKVAILVDGTPFVLIVPMTFWAGLQAADDHYERFEYAVFRRSIRYVMSLLSVTLPGAYVALTTYNSAMLPSQLMTSIATAREISPFPTVIETTLMEFIFDGLQEAGIRLPGQMGPVISIVGALVVGEAAVRANLVSAPVVIVVALTGIASYGLPRYSFGIPFRMLRFVLLFMAGMFGLYGLSIGMGFILVHVVALESFGVPYFTPVAPLVFYHLRDVVIRTPRWKRRN from the coding sequence ATGATGGGGTTATTCCAAGACAAGTATTCGCAAAAGACGCATCAGGACACGTGTCACTCCTCTATCAATCAGATGACGACCGTGGTGGGGAATCACATGTTGAGTTCAAGAGTTGCGGACAACGAGCTGCGGTTGCGCGAGATCTTCGAAAACTCTTCCGATGTCGTGTTTCGCCGGATACCACTCTATCGCCAATCGAGCCTACTAATGGTTTATGTCGATGGTTTAGTGGACACGAAAACCATCAATGAAGCGGTTCTCCAGCCGTTGCTGTCTTCAATTCTCCCGCAGACTCGGAAGACAGTCGACGAAATTAGAGAGATGCTGGCACGGCAACTGGTAGCTGTGACGGATACCAGAACTGTGACCACTTTGACGGGGCTGGTTCAGGGGACACTTCAAGGTGGCGTGGCCATTATGACAGATGGTCTTCATGAGGGTTTGATGCTCCATGCGCAAGGGTTAGAAAAACGCAGCGTAGAGAAGCCAGAAAACGAAACCAGCCTCCGTGGTCCGAGGGATTGTTTTACAGAAACGCTGCGCACCAACACCTCGCTCTTGCGTCGGCGAATTAAGAATCCGAATCTCAAGATGGAATCGTATGTTGTGGGAGAACGAACACAGACGGACGTGGTGATTTCATATCTGGACGATTTGGTCGTCCATTCGGTCCTCGTGGAAGTTCGCCGACGGCTCGGTGCCATTCCCATTAAAGACATCGTGGATTCTGGGTACATCGAGGAGTACATTCAGGACTCTCATTGGTCACCATGGCCTCAAGTCCAAAATACAGAACGACCTGACGTGGCAACAGCCAGTTTACTTGAAGGCAAGGTTGCTATTCTGGTGGATGGGACGCCGTTTGTGCTGATTGTTCCGATGACGTTCTGGGCGGGGCTTCAAGCGGCCGATGACCATTACGAGCGCTTCGAGTACGCGGTGTTTAGACGGTCCATTCGTTACGTCATGTCCCTGTTGTCCGTCACCCTGCCAGGAGCGTATGTCGCCCTGACGACTTACAATTCGGCAATGCTCCCGTCACAGCTCATGACCAGCATTGCGACGGCACGTGAGATTTCCCCATTTCCGACCGTGATTGAAACAACACTGATGGAGTTCATTTTCGATGGACTCCAGGAAGCAGGGATAAGGTTGCCCGGTCAAATGGGTCCAGTCATCAGCATCGTCGGCGCTCTAGTAGTGGGCGAAGCGGCGGTTCGGGCTAACCTCGTTTCCGCTCCTGTTGTCATTGTCGTGGCCTTGACGGGCATCGCATCGTACGGATTGCCTCGGTACAGCTTTGGCATTCCATTTCGTATGTTGCGGTTTGTACTGTTGTTCATGGCAGGGATGTTTGGACTGTATGGCTTGTCTATCGGGATGGGGTTCATTCTGGTTCATGTCGTCGCGCTTGAATCGTTCGGCGTGCCCTATTTTACGCCCGTTGCGCCGCTCGTGTTTTATCATTTGCGTGATGTGGTCATCAGAACGCCACGTTGGAAGCGACGCAACTGA
- a CDS encoding SCP2 sterol-binding domain-containing protein: protein MATTSELWEALTDYTSRAKDSARVQRTLKNWDCIMHIAATDIESNFTCVIRGGEFVSLDEGLNGVPDLVIRGDSEDLANVFWGDENPASNYMQGAIEVRGSQEDIIRLDAMAMFLYLDLGGQ, encoded by the coding sequence ATGGCGACGACCAGTGAGCTGTGGGAAGCGCTTACAGATTACACATCTCGAGCTAAAGACAGTGCACGCGTGCAAAGGACTTTGAAGAATTGGGATTGCATCATGCACATTGCCGCGACGGACATCGAGTCGAATTTCACCTGCGTCATTCGTGGTGGGGAGTTTGTTTCGTTAGATGAAGGACTAAATGGTGTACCGGACCTCGTTATACGCGGAGACAGCGAAGATCTGGCCAATGTCTTTTGGGGTGATGAAAATCCTGCATCGAATTACATGCAGGGTGCCATCGAAGTTCGCGGTTCCCAAGAAGACATCATTCGCCTTGACGCAATGGCGATGTTTTTATATCTCGATTTAGGCGGGCAGTAA
- a CDS encoding flavin monoamine oxidase family protein translates to MAVIGVERRTWKADVIVIGGGLAGLTAAMRLQEQGVDVLVLEARDRVGGRLFTQASSAGIPLDVGGQWIGPGQQRITTLAEEVEAHTFFTYNQGDNLEYRQGENKRYSGAIAVSAPLVAAEIVETMLVLSMMSEDIPLDAPWHAPNAREWDSLTAHSWIAQNVSSASVVEWITLAIRAVFACEPRDISLLHLLFYIRSGGNLNELVSVRSGAQERRFSEGAQIVPIRLAERLGDKVLLNCPVRQIQQDEHGVLVVGDGFTVHGKEVVVAIPPTLAGRIQYAPRLPAIRDQLMQRVPMGSVIKVQCIYDKPFWREQNLTGQVASDLGPIQVTFDNSPDSGELGVLLGFIEGDNARMWWERSLDERKAAVLDCFIRYFGIQAATPLEYVEKFWGDEEYSRGCYAGYMPPGVWTVYGEALRRPIGRIHWAGTETATRWFGYMDGAVESGERVAGEVLEKLSHHL, encoded by the coding sequence TTGGCGGTGATTGGTGTCGAGAGAAGAACATGGAAGGCCGATGTCATTGTCATCGGTGGAGGGCTCGCGGGGTTAACAGCCGCGATGCGCTTGCAGGAACAGGGCGTGGATGTCTTAGTCTTGGAAGCCCGGGACAGAGTAGGTGGGCGTTTGTTCACTCAAGCGTCTTCTGCAGGTATCCCACTCGACGTAGGAGGCCAATGGATTGGCCCTGGGCAGCAGCGAATCACCACTTTGGCAGAGGAAGTCGAGGCACACACATTTTTTACATACAACCAGGGAGACAACCTCGAATACCGACAAGGCGAGAACAAACGTTACTCGGGTGCGATTGCTGTTTCTGCTCCCTTGGTCGCTGCCGAAATTGTGGAGACGATGTTGGTGTTGAGCATGATGTCGGAAGACATCCCTCTCGACGCTCCATGGCATGCGCCAAATGCCAGAGAGTGGGATTCACTGACGGCGCATTCCTGGATTGCACAAAATGTGAGCAGCGCCAGCGTCGTCGAATGGATCACACTGGCGATTCGTGCCGTGTTCGCTTGTGAACCAAGAGATATTTCACTTTTGCATCTACTTTTCTATATCCGATCCGGTGGCAATCTCAATGAACTTGTGAGTGTTCGCTCAGGGGCGCAAGAGCGCAGATTTAGTGAAGGAGCTCAGATTGTGCCGATTCGTCTTGCTGAGCGCCTTGGTGACAAGGTCCTCCTCAATTGTCCTGTGCGACAAATTCAACAGGATGAGCATGGGGTCCTTGTAGTCGGAGACGGCTTTACTGTGCATGGCAAAGAGGTCGTCGTCGCCATTCCACCGACTCTCGCAGGGAGAATTCAGTATGCTCCGAGGTTGCCGGCTATCCGCGATCAACTGATGCAACGCGTTCCCATGGGCTCCGTCATCAAAGTACAGTGCATCTATGATAAACCATTCTGGCGGGAACAAAATCTGACTGGCCAGGTTGCGAGTGATTTGGGGCCGATTCAAGTCACGTTTGACAACTCTCCGGATTCTGGAGAACTGGGTGTTCTACTCGGGTTTATAGAAGGCGACAATGCGCGAATGTGGTGGGAGCGCAGTCTGGACGAGCGCAAGGCAGCCGTACTTGACTGCTTCATCCGTTATTTCGGCATCCAGGCTGCGACGCCGTTAGAGTACGTGGAAAAGTTTTGGGGAGACGAGGAATATTCACGCGGTTGTTACGCCGGATATATGCCACCTGGTGTCTGGACTGTCTACGGAGAGGCACTGCGCCGCCCGATTGGGCGCATTCATTGGGCAGGCACGGAAACCGCGACGCGTTGGTTCGGGTATATGGACGGTGCCGTGGAGTCCGGGGAGCGTGTGGCTGGAGAAGTTTTAGAGAAACTATCGCATCATTTATAA
- a CDS encoding DMT family transporter, whose product MFNKVWRSRWTADISLLLVALVWGTTYVASKDVVSSVPVMQFLFIRFLLTTVLMLPLTFGAIRKADRYTWLTGIIFGLFLLAIFTLETYGVASTSAANAGFIISLFAVMVPLIQSLVYRKRPKMTLLGAVIVSVLGTALLTLHGYHINTGDFLVLGAAFFRAVQMTFTKKLTDGKEMNSGALTTIQLGVVAVGAGVITTLQHPSYLHLTISFWLITGYLAVFATMFAFFVQLTMIRRTSPSRVAVLMSSEPIFAALASVSLLGEHLSVAAIIGGACIVIGMLWARKLT is encoded by the coding sequence ATGTTTAATAAAGTCTGGCGATCACGATGGACTGCTGACATCTCACTACTCCTCGTCGCACTCGTTTGGGGAACCACGTATGTGGCTTCGAAGGACGTTGTCTCTAGCGTACCTGTGATGCAGTTCCTGTTTATTCGATTTTTATTAACCACAGTCCTCATGTTGCCGCTAACTTTTGGGGCCATCCGGAAAGCAGATAGATATACATGGCTAACAGGTATTATATTTGGATTATTCTTGCTCGCTATCTTCACACTTGAAACCTACGGCGTAGCGAGCACGTCTGCTGCCAACGCTGGATTTATCATCAGTCTATTTGCGGTCATGGTTCCTTTGATACAAAGTCTTGTATATCGAAAGCGACCAAAAATGACCTTACTCGGTGCTGTAATTGTTTCCGTTCTTGGAACAGCTTTGCTGACTTTGCATGGCTATCACATCAACACAGGGGATTTCCTTGTTCTTGGTGCCGCATTTTTCCGCGCCGTTCAAATGACATTCACGAAAAAACTGACAGACGGCAAAGAAATGAACTCAGGCGCATTGACGACCATTCAATTAGGGGTTGTTGCTGTCGGCGCTGGAGTGATAACCACGCTTCAACACCCATCGTACCTCCATCTGACCATCTCTTTTTGGTTGATAACAGGGTATTTGGCGGTCTTCGCTACGATGTTTGCATTTTTTGTTCAATTGACCATGATACGGAGAACATCGCCTTCACGCGTGGCTGTCTTGATGAGCAGTGAGCCCATATTCGCCGCGCTAGCTTCCGTTTCTCTGCTTGGGGAACATCTATCGGTCGCTGCTATCATTGGGGGAGCCTGTATTGTGATAGGTATGCTATGGGCCAGGAAACTAACCTGA
- a CDS encoding DinB family protein, whose product MFSTVQEFQEEWLQEAALTQKVLDALVDAALHQPVSAGGRTLGRIAWHIAMSVPQFLNRFGVPTPMVQEADGVPSSAQEIANTFRSVAANAATAVREHWTDVTLTQVQDFFGREAPNAVILSQLIKHIVHHRGQMTVLMRQAGLNVPGVYGPSKEEWSRLGQNPPAI is encoded by the coding sequence ATGTTCAGCACGGTACAGGAGTTTCAGGAAGAATGGTTGCAAGAAGCTGCATTGACACAAAAGGTATTGGACGCGCTCGTCGACGCTGCTCTTCATCAGCCGGTATCAGCGGGTGGACGGACGCTCGGGAGGATTGCATGGCATATTGCCATGAGTGTCCCCCAGTTCCTGAACAGGTTCGGTGTGCCTACCCCAATGGTTCAAGAAGCGGATGGTGTCCCGTCTTCGGCCCAGGAAATCGCCAACACCTTTCGATCCGTTGCTGCAAACGCAGCGACAGCAGTCCGAGAGCACTGGACTGACGTGACTCTAACACAAGTTCAGGATTTCTTTGGCAGGGAAGCGCCTAATGCTGTCATCCTGTCACAACTCATCAAGCACATCGTCCACCACCGTGGGCAAATGACCGTCCTAATGCGCCAAGCAGGGTTGAATGTTCCCGGCGTGTACGGCCCCTCAAAAGAAGAGTGGAGCCGTCTGGGTCAAAATCCACCGGCTATCTAA